Part of the Bacteroidales bacterium genome, ATTGAATAATAATATACGCAGTTTTAGATTAGACCATATTGAATTGCTATGTGACATTTTAGTTTGTGAACCAAACGACTTGCTTGAGTGGAAACCAGACAAAGGAAAAAAATATTCAGACAACAATCCACTTTTGAAACTGAAACAACAACCGACAGACAATAAATGGCAAGAAACATTTTCGACAATGTCATTCAAAGAATTAAAAGAAGTAACCAAAACAATTGTTGACAATAAAAAAGGCAAAAAATAAAACAATACTGCCCCCAACATGGTGCTTATTTCATGCGGTGTTTTGTGGGTTTGGAAAAGTCATTGCTATTTATTAATTTTGTTTCGGTAGAAAATGAAGTGCGTATTAATCACCGCACAAAATAAGCACCCAACCGTTAGCACTCATGCTTTAAAAAAATACGTGCTTTGACAAAAAATTGTTGTAACTTTGCAGAAAA contains:
- a CDS encoding helix-turn-helix transcriptional regulator; the protein is MLILNLTPIFKMRGIEKPYTFLVKAGLSPHSATSILNNNIRSFRLDHIELLCDILVCEPNDLLEWKPDKGKKYSDNNPLLKLKQQPTDNKWQETFSTMSFKELKEVTKTIVDNKKGKK